A genomic region of Pseudomonas sp. KU43P contains the following coding sequences:
- a CDS encoding enoyl-CoA hydratase yields the protein MAFETILLDIHGKVGLITLNRPQALNALNAQIVGEINQALDQLEKDPNIGCVVLTGSAKAFAAGADIKEMADLQYPQIYVDDLFSDADRVANRRKPIIAAVSGFALGGGCELAMMCDFILAADNAKFGQPEINLGVLPGMGGTQRLTRAVGKAKAMELCLTGRLMGAEEAERAGLVARVVPQAELLEEALKVAATIASKSIPVSMMVKESVNRAFEVTLSEGVRFERRVFHAAFSTEDQKEGMAAFIAKREAQFKDR from the coding sequence ATGGCATTTGAAACCATTCTGTTGGACATCCACGGCAAGGTCGGCCTGATCACCCTGAACCGCCCGCAGGCGCTCAATGCGCTGAACGCGCAGATCGTCGGCGAGATCAACCAGGCCCTGGACCAGCTGGAGAAAGACCCGAACATCGGTTGCGTGGTACTGACCGGTTCCGCCAAGGCCTTTGCCGCGGGCGCCGACATCAAGGAAATGGCCGACCTGCAATACCCGCAGATCTATGTCGATGACCTGTTCAGCGATGCCGATCGTGTTGCCAACCGGCGCAAGCCGATCATCGCTGCCGTGTCCGGCTTCGCCCTTGGCGGTGGCTGCGAACTGGCGATGATGTGCGACTTCATTCTCGCCGCCGATAACGCCAAGTTCGGCCAGCCCGAAATCAATCTGGGCGTGCTGCCCGGCATGGGCGGTACCCAGCGCCTGACCCGCGCCGTGGGCAAGGCCAAGGCCATGGAGCTGTGCCTGACCGGCCGCCTGATGGGCGCCGAGGAAGCCGAGCGTGCCGGCCTGGTCGCCCGCGTGGTACCGCAGGCCGAGCTGCTCGAAGAAGCCCTGAAAGTGGCGGCCACCATTGCCAGCAAATCGATCCCGGTGAGCATGATGGTCAAGGAGAGCGTCAACCGTGCGTTCGAAGTCACCCTCAGCGAGGGGGTGCGCTTCGAACGCCGGGTGTTCCATGCCGCGTTCTCCACCGAAGACCAGAAGGAAGGCATGGCCGCCTTCATCGCCAAGCGTGAGGCGCAGTTCAAGGATCGTTGA